The Oscillospiraceae bacterium nucleotide sequence CTTGCTCGGTTTTTACGCGAAGTTTCATTGGAAAACGTCAATGGCTATACACTGCCCGGTGTAGAGTTCGACAGTGTCGAGGGATTGGCTTGTTACGCGGTCAATCGAAAAGCCCTTTTATCGCTGCTGAACACCGAATTTTACGGAGAAGACGAGCAGCTGACACTTGCGGACATCGGCGCGACGGTGGTTTCCGGACTCAATTACGGCGAGACCTATCAGAGCGAGAAGAATAATTTTGCGGACTTGATTGATTAAGATCGGAGGGAAAGTATGAGCAGCCAATATCATAAGCTGAATATATACTCTTTTTCCTCCGGAATCAGATCTCATACCAAATCGAATTCCGGCTGGAATCCGATTCCGGTTGGCATTCGACTATGAAAGCCGGCTGGAACCGAAACTTGCATTGAAAGGACGGTCAAGAAAATGACGACAATGGAACTGGTGAAACTCGCGGTCAAGACACTCGACGACAAAAAAGCAAAGGACATTGAAGTGCTCAACGTCACACAGCTGTCCACGCTGGCTGATTACTTCATCATCGCGTCCGGTTCGAGTTTTACGCAGGTCAAGGCGCTGACGAATGAAATCGACGAGGCGTTTTCCAAGGCCGGACACGAGCCGAAACATATCGAACGCGACACCTCCTCCAACTGGATTCTGCTCGATTACGGCGACATCATCATCCATGTGTTTTACTCCACGGCACGCGACTTTTATAACCTGATCGGCATCTGGGGCGACGCGCCGAAATACAGCGCGGAGCAGATTTTGAATCAGTGACATAGATATCATAAATCAGAAGGGATTGTTCATTGTCATGGCTGAACGCTACGACTTTACCGCCACTGAAAAGAAGTGGCAGGATAACTGGGAGATCACAAAACCTTATCATGCGGTTCAGGGCGGGGAAAAGCCGCCCTATTACGTGTTGGTCGAATTTCCGTACCCCTCGGGAGAGGGCTTGCATATCGGCCACCCGAGACCCTATACCGCGATGGACATCGTTGCGAGAAAACGCCGGATGCAGGGCTATAACGTCCTGTTCCCGATCGGTTGGGACGCTTTTGGCCTCCCGACCGAAAACTACGCCATCAAAAACAAAATTCACCCCGCTAAGGTCACCAAACGCAATATCGACCGGTTCCGTAAGCAGATCAAAGCACTGGGCATGTCGTTCGACTGGGACCGCGAGGTCGACACTACCGACCCGTCCTATTATAAATGGACGCAGTGGATCTTTTTGCAGCTGTACAAGCACGGGTTGGCCTATAAAAAAGAAATTCCGGTCAACTGGTGCACCAAGTGCAAAATCGTGTTGGCCAACGAAGAAGTCGTCGGCGGCGTCTGCGAACGCTGCGGCGGCGACGTCGTGCGCAAGGTCA carries:
- the rsfS gene encoding ribosome silencing factor, producing the protein MTTMELVKLAVKTLDDKKAKDIEVLNVTQLSTLADYFIIASGSSFTQVKALTNEIDEAFSKAGHEPKHIERDTSSNWILLDYGDIIIHVFYSTARDFYNLIGIWGDAPKYSAEQILNQ